From the Lathyrus oleraceus cultivar Zhongwan6 chromosome 4, CAAS_Psat_ZW6_1.0, whole genome shotgun sequence genome, one window contains:
- the LOC127073470 gene encoding heparanase-like protein 3 gives MGYQNKLLGMFLCFYFIGVNGIGNSSASDKGVVVIHGKAFIGRIDDDFVCATIDWWPPEKCDWGKCSWGHASLLNLDLNNKILLNAVRAFSPLKIRLGGTLQDIVTYGTKDNMESCIPFVLNPKARFNFGFTHGCLPMQRWDELNSFFQKAGVKVIFGLNALAGRSFTSDAGVVPAVGPWNYANAESLIRYTVAKKYTIHGWEFGNELCGNAIGASVTADRYASDVIALKNIVQDVYRGVEPKPLIIAPGGFFDVNWFTEFLNKSRESANVITHHIYNLGPGVDDHLVEKILDPTFLDGVTNTFRDLKNVLRSSRNSAKAWVGEAGGSYNSGRHLVSDAFVNSFWYLDQLGMSATYGTSTYCRQTLIGGNYGLLNTTTFMPNPDYYSALLWHRLMGSRVLSTTFYGTKKIRTYAHCAKESKGITILFLNLDDSATVNARVTLNYAKKPPPQNAGKLQRREYHLTAKDGNLHSQTMLLNGNILSVNSDGDIPPLNPIYVDSSKPITVGPLSIVFAHIPDAAIQACS, from the exons ATGGGTTATCAAAATAAGCTTCTGGGTATGTTCTTATGCTTTTACTTCATTGGAGTTAATGGTATAGGAAATTCTTCAGCTTCTGATAAAGGAGTTGTTGTCATTCATGGCAAAGCTTTTATTGGAAGgattgatgatgattttgtttGTGCAACTATTGATTGGTGGCCACCTGAGAAATGTGACTGGGGAAAATGCAGTTGGGGTCATGCTTCTCTGCTTAATCTG GATCTTAATAACAAAATTTTGTTAAATGCAGTAAGAG CTTTTTCACCCTTGAAAATTAGATTAGGTGGCACCTTGCAAGATATTGTGACATATGGGACTAAAGATAATATGGAATCTTGTATTCCATTTGTGCTGAATCCTAAAGCAAGGTTTAATTTTGGTTTCACTCATGGATGCTTACCAATGCAAAGATGGGATGAGCTAAACAGCTTTTTTCAAAAAGCAGG AGTTAAAGTTATATTTGGATTAAATGCTCTTGCTGGAAGGTCTTTTACTTCTGATGCTGGTGTTGTTCCTGCGGTTGGACCTTGGAACTATGCCAATGCCGAGTCTCTTATACGTTATACGGTTGCCAAGAAGTATACAATTCATGGTTGGGAATTCG GTAATGAATTGTGTGGAAATGCAATTGGAGCAAGTGTTACTGCGGATCGATACGCTTCTGATGTAATTGCTTTGAAAAATATAGTTCAAGATGTATATAGAGGGGTTGAGCCAAAGCCACTAATCATTGCACCTGGAGGCTTCTTTGATGTGAATTGGTTTACGGAATTCTTAAACAAATCGAGGGAATCCGCAAATGTGATCACACACCATATTTATAACCTCGGACCAG GAGTTGATGATCACTTAGTCGAGAAAATTCTCGATCCAACCTTTCTCGATGGAGTGACTAACACATTCCGCGACCTTAAAAATGTACTTCGAAGTTCACGAAACTCGGCTAAAGCATGGGTTGGTGAAGCTGGAGGGTCTTACAATAGTGGCCGCCATCTTGTATCCGATGCATTTGTCAACAGCTTCTG GTATTTGGATCAGCTTGGCATGTCAGCTACTTATGGCACCAGCACATATTGCAGACAGACATTGATAGGAGGAAACTACGGTTTATTGAACACAACTACTTTCATGCCAAATCCAGACTATTACAGTGCTCTTCTTTGGCACCGACTCATGGGATCACGCGTCCTATCAACTACGTTCTACGGAACAAAGAAGATCAGAACTTATGCTCATTGCGCAAAGGAATCT AAGGGAATCACAATACTGTTTCTCAACTTGGACGACAGCGCCACTGTCAATGCACGAGTGACGTTAAACTATGCGAAGAAACCTCCGCCTCAGAATGCGGGAAAGTTACAGAGAAGAGAATATCATTTAACAGCAAAGGATGGAAATTTACATAGCCAAACAATGTTACTAAATGGAAACATTCTAAGTGTAAATTCGGATGGTGATATTCCTCCTTTGAATCCTATATATGTCGATTCTTCGAAGCCAATAACAGTTGGTCCTCTCTCTATTGTATTTGCTCATATACCAGATGCTGCAATCCAAGCTTGCAGCTAG